The Ziziphus jujuba cultivar Dongzao chromosome 7, ASM3175591v1 genome includes a region encoding these proteins:
- the LOC132804572 gene encoding receptor-like cytoplasmic kinase 1, with product MVSDSAQTSCRFYCLLILKASAAKGYLAPAYTATGRFSVKSDVYAFGMIVFQILSGKQKITQSIRQGAESCRFQEFIDSNLKGKFSESEAAKLGRIALLCTHESPNHRPSMENVMQETESIL from the exons ATGGTTTCAGACTCAGCACAAACTTCTTGCAGATTTTATTGTCTTCTCATCCTCAAAGCCAGTGCTGCCAAGGGATACCTAGCTCCTGCATACACAGCCACTGGTCGCTTCAGTGTGAAGAGTGATGTATATGCATTTGGTATGATTGTATTTCAAATCCTCAGTGGCAAACAGAAAATCACTCAGTCTATTCGCCAAGGGGCAGAGTCCTGTAGATTTCAAGAATTTATCGATTCAAACCTCAAGGGGAAGTTTTCAGAATCAGAGGCAGCTAAACTTGGAAGAATTGCTCTTCTTTGCACCCATGAATCTCCTAACCACAGGCCATCCATGGAAAATGTGATGCAAGAA ACCGAATCAATATTGTGA
- the LOC125423937 gene encoding pentatricopeptide repeat-containing protein At2g45350, chloroplastic-like: MIGGVAIHGLGELAFGLLLDMERHCVEPDDITFIGVLNACGHVGLAKEVLICFELMRRVHKLEPKMQHYGCVVDILGRAGLIEEARRFMNGMPIEPNDVVWRTLLSACKNDEKFSTGKPVAKNLIRQDSCNSSAYVLLSNMYAGLCTWDDVRKVRMKMREKNIKKFPGCSWIELEGIVHSMLNGFWMPNSEVSYSGV, translated from the coding sequence ATGATTGGTGGGGTGGCAATCCACGGTTTGGGTGAACTGGCTTTTGGTTTGCTCCTGGATATGGAGAGACATTGTGTAGAGCCAGATGATATCACATTCATTGGAGTGCTTAATGCTTGTGGCCATGTTGGTTTGGCTAAGGAAGTTCTAATATGTTTTGAGCTCATGCGAAGAGTTCACAAGTTGGAGCCAAAAATGCAACACTATGGATGTGTTGTTGATATCCTTGGCCGTGCTGGGCTAATAGAAGAAGCCAGAAGATTTATGAATGGAATGCCTATCGAGCCAAATGATGTTGTTTGGAGGACTTTGCTGAGTGCCTGTAAGAATGATGAAAAATTCAGCACTGGAAAGCCAGTAGCTAAGAATCTCATTAGACAGGATTCTTGTAATTCGAGTGCTTATGTGCTTCTGTCTAATATGTATGCTGGCCTATGCACGTGGGATGATGTTCGAAAGGTTAGGATGAAGATGAGAGAAAAGAACATAAAGAAATTTCCTGGTTGCAGTTGGATAGAACTCGAGGGAATTGTTCATTCCATGCTGAACGGTTTTTGGATGCCCAATTCTGAGGTCAGCTACTCTGGAGTTTAA